AGATAACACCGCAATTTTTGCATCCGGATCCGGACAGTTCAACGAAGCCATAGCACGCTCAAGTTTACTATCTAAGTCCCAGGCTCCAAGTGCATCAATTCTATCTTGTAGTTTACCTTGCTTTTCCATGAGCTTCTCCATTTTATCCGGATCTTCATATACTTCTGGTAAACCAAACTGGTTATTAATTTCTTCGTATTCGTTGATTAAATCAACAGACTCTTGCGCTCCTTCTCTTACAACTTCAATAACGGTTTTCTCGTTGTCTAATTCTGGTTCCTGCTCTAAGTATCCTACAGAGTAACCCGGAGAAAAAGTTACTTCACCACTAGATGTTGGTTCTATTCCTGCGATGATTTTTAGCAAGGTAGATTTCCCCGCACCATTCAGCCCCAGAATTCCAATCTTTGCCCCATAGAAAAAAGACAAATACACATTATTCAGAATTTTCTTATTTGGGGGTACTACTTTACTTACCCCAACCATTGAAAATATTATCTGCTTATCGTCAGCCATATTTTATTAATTATATATTGGTAAATACACAGGATTTCTTCGATTGTATTCTCTCAGGACATTATGCATCTCCTTCAGTCTATACCTCTTATTTAATCCCACATAATTGTTAAACATTATTTCATCATCTTTAATCATTTCCAGTAGCATCTCAGGTGTAAATTCCACAATTGGGCCTTTATCTATTCTGAAAATGTATTCTGTAATTTGACTTCCACCATTGATCTGTACACCTACACCAACTCCGGCTCCTCCCCAGCTACTCATTCCGACACCTGCAGTAGGTTGAACCCTAGGTCTACTTGCATCGTACGACACTTTACAAATTCTACCAAAGTTCGACATACGAACAAATCCCAATTGGCCTAAATTCACATAAAACACACGGTTTTGGACAAAACCAAAAACCTGATCTACACTATAATATTTATATGTGCTATCCGGTTGCATGGCTTCAAAACTTCCTTTTGCTAAAATTTTATGGTAAATATCCGGATCAGTATAGGGAACAGTTGTCATCACCTTATCCAAAGTAATCGGTTTATTCTCCAGGAATGCGCCACGACCAATATAAAAGCCATCTCTAAATTGATAGGATGCAGAATACTTAATGGAATCCTGTAATGAGAACTCTTTATCCGATTCATTCAATAACGGATTTCCGGTAGTATCTACTTTTGATTCTTGAATGATCGAATCAACTGCAACACTATCCATTTCATTTTGTGCTTGCACTGTACCAGCAATAAGTATCAAACCCGCACTCCAAAGTAATCTTTTCATATTCGGAAATTTCTACGTTTTCAAAACTAACATCTAGAATATGTTTTACAAGGCAAATGCTTATAAATTTACATTGCTTTTCACATCTCCCGATTCCAGAAATTAATTTATTGAATGTGACAATTTTTCGTATTTTCGGAACCAAGTTTAGTGGGCATATGAAGAAAATTATACTAGGAGTTATTTTTATGTGGAGCTTTATCGGATTTGCGCAAAATCAAATCAGTTCCAAAAAGGTTGTCATCAAAGGTGTCAGTGTGGTCGATCCAAAAGGTAAACCAACATCTTATGCACCACTCCTAAAAAATCTGGAAGCCCCAAATCCCGGAGGAAAAGGATATAAACAATTTTTAAATCAACAAAAAGTAAAATCTGCCCAATTACCTCAATCCCGTCAAAGCGATTCAGAAAGTATTAAATATGGAAACCTCCCTGATCCTGTGATTTTGGATTCCATGAAAATGCGTAAATACATTGCTCAAATTGATTTGGAAGACATTTACAACGGAGGCACTCCTTTAGATAATACCATGGCTTTAAGTAACGACTATTTATTGGCTAGTGTGAATAGTTTTTTATGGGCTTACGATGTTACCGGAGATTCTAATTTATTTGTCGATGAGTTTGGAAGCACATACAATATTTCATTTGCACAATTTGGTCAGGATTACATTGTAAATCCAAATGTCGAGTTCCCATTTGATCCAAAACTATTATACATCCCTGAACGAGATCGTTTTATTTTCTTGTTTCTTTCAGGTAGACAACCTTCAGATTCTAAAACGATTGTTGGATTTAGTTCTACCAATGATCCACGTGATCCATGGTACGTATATATGATTCCGGGAAACCCTCGCGGTGTAGACCAATGGAGTGATTTTCCAATGGTAGGTTATGACAATGACAATATGTATTTATCACTTAATTTACTTAAAGCCAACACCTCATGGCAACTTGGTTTTCAAGGCAGTATTGTATGGCAAGTTCCAATGGATGAAGGTTTTGGAGGTGATTCTACCCTAAACACCGTGTTGTATGATGACATTACTCATGGAGGAAATAATATCCGTAACCTGACACCAGTGCAGGCATCTACAAATTCATTAGCTGCTGAAAAAGGATTAACTTTCTTTTCGAACAGAAATTTTGATATTCAAAATGACTCGCTTTTTGTGGTTGAAATTAATAGAGGAAATCAAGACAAAGATATTTATACTTTGTCTTTACCCATCAATTATGGTGTTCCGCCAAACGGAATTCAGGCAGATGATGATCCAAACGATTTAACAGATGGATTACAAACAAATGATGCCAGATTTCTAAGTGCAATCTCTTATAACAACTCTTCCAACCAAAAATGTTACGAGTTTGTAGGAAATACCAAAGACTTTGGCACATCAAGATCAGGGATTTATCATGGTAAGATCATTCAAAAAGAGTCCTTAAAGAAAAATCCGGAAATCACTGCCAATATTATCACTGTAGATTCTTTGGATTTTGGTTATCCTAACATTTCATATGTCAACAACGGAAAAGGATGTTACGAAGGTTCTTTAATTGCATTTAATCACACTTCATCTACAGAATTTGCCGGTGTTTCTGCAATACGTCATTCTTTTCTTGAAGGCTACTCTAACATTATCAGACTTAAAAACGGTGATGATTATGTAAGGCGTTTAAGTGGCAGTTATGAAAGATGGGGCGATTATTTTGGAATGCAGACTTTACCAAACGATCCTAGTCAGGTGTATACAGCGGGTTTTTATGGCACCAATAAAAAGAGCTCTTCTACCTGGTTTACGCATTTGGCCGTTTCGGATACCAATGTGATGACCAATTCTCAAATTGTAAATAAAGGTGATTATTTTAATTGCTATTCTGAAGTAAGCATGGTGACCCAAAATGGTTTTGCACCATATACATACAGCTGGTCAAATGGAGTAACAACCAATCATAACATCATTAATTTTTGTGAGGGGTTCACCGTGACTATTACAGATGCTAAAAACTGTACTACCGAAATTGTAAGTAAACCTATCGATATTAAAAAGAATGATGTCTTATATCCTAATCCGGTGACCGACCAATTGACAATCGGATTTCGTATTGCTAAAAACACATTGGGTAATTTTGGCATTTATGATGTTTCAGGAAGTTTGATCGTTAATTTAGGAAGTCAAAATATTCTGGCAGGTAAAAACGAATTCTCATTCTCAGCACTCCCATTACAAAAAGGGGCTTATGTCTTAATCATTAAAGACATCAACGATGAGATTATCATTCAAAAACGATTTGTAAAATTATAGACCTTGAAATCTATCCACATTTTCCTGACGACCCTGTTTATTTCCAGTATTGGTATTTCTCAAATGCGTGTAGACATCTACCCCACGGAAAAATTTATGGTGTCTAACATTCTTATGGCGGACTCCTCCATAAAAGTATGGAATGTCTCATTTCACGGAACTCATGAAGCCAGAGGAGTATTCTACAATTCCGGTACTCCAATAGCTATTGAACAAGGATTAATTCTAACGACTGGACATGCTACCAATGCGCAAGGTCCGAATAAAGGTACAGGATTCACCACATCGAATAGATCTCGAGGAGATCAGGATTTACACTTTTTGGCTAAGTTCAAAACATACGATGCCACTTCTATTTCATTTGATTTTAGCGCCACCAATGACCTGATTCGATTCAATTACGTTTTCGCTTCTGAAGAATATCCGGAATATGTAGGTTCTACGTTTAACGATGTTTTCGGCTTCTTTTTAACAGATTTGGAAACAGGAGAAATGACCAATTTAGCCGTCATCCCAAATACAGAATTACCAATCACAGTAAACAATATCAATCATAGAAAACATAAAAATTTTTATGTAAACAATTCCTTCGGTGAAAACAACGGACCTACTATAGAGTATGATGGTATGACCAAAACTCTTATTGCATATAGTGAAGTGGTACCAGGTAGAAAATACAACATCAAAATTGCCATTGCGGATGTTGGAGATGATGCGTTTGATTCCGGAGTGTTTCTGGAGGGAAACTCCTTTAGAAGTGAGGATAAAGAGACCTTCTA
This genomic interval from bacterium SCSIO 12643 contains the following:
- a CDS encoding T9SS type A sorting domain-containing protein — translated: MKKIILGVIFMWSFIGFAQNQISSKKVVIKGVSVVDPKGKPTSYAPLLKNLEAPNPGGKGYKQFLNQQKVKSAQLPQSRQSDSESIKYGNLPDPVILDSMKMRKYIAQIDLEDIYNGGTPLDNTMALSNDYLLASVNSFLWAYDVTGDSNLFVDEFGSTYNISFAQFGQDYIVNPNVEFPFDPKLLYIPERDRFIFLFLSGRQPSDSKTIVGFSSTNDPRDPWYVYMIPGNPRGVDQWSDFPMVGYDNDNMYLSLNLLKANTSWQLGFQGSIVWQVPMDEGFGGDSTLNTVLYDDITHGGNNIRNLTPVQASTNSLAAEKGLTFFSNRNFDIQNDSLFVVEINRGNQDKDIYTLSLPINYGVPPNGIQADDDPNDLTDGLQTNDARFLSAISYNNSSNQKCYEFVGNTKDFGTSRSGIYHGKIIQKESLKKNPEITANIITVDSLDFGYPNISYVNNGKGCYEGSLIAFNHTSSTEFAGVSAIRHSFLEGYSNIIRLKNGDDYVRRLSGSYERWGDYFGMQTLPNDPSQVYTAGFYGTNKKSSSTWFTHLAVSDTNVMTNSQIVNKGDYFNCYSEVSMVTQNGFAPYTYSWSNGVTTNHNIINFCEGFTVTITDAKNCTTEIVSKPIDIKKNDVLYPNPVTDQLTIGFRIAKNTLGNFGIYDVSGSLIVNLGSQNILAGKNEFSFSALPLQKGAYVLIIKDINDEIIIQKRFVKL
- a CDS encoding OmpA family protein, with protein sequence MKSIHIFLTTLFISSIGISQMRVDIYPTEKFMVSNILMADSSIKVWNVSFHGTHEARGVFYNSGTPIAIEQGLILTTGHATNAQGPNKGTGFTTSNRSRGDQDLHFLAKFKTYDATSISFDFSATNDLIRFNYVFASEEYPEYVGSTFNDVFGFFLTDLETGEMTNLAVIPNTELPITVNNINHRKHKNFYVNNSFGENNGPTIEYDGMTKTLIAYSEVVPGRKYNIKIAIADVGDDAFDSGVFLEGNSFRSEDKETFYKMNTSYFKAFGNSEITPQIASQENKPSATAEQIIEEKQVEDMTSEVQVPRMEKPLAPQLDSIIIYFDFDKSQASETQLKIAQQKLNEIPLEHYDLTISGHTDQKGSHNYNLTLSQKRAFFIKNWILNHYKTNIIAVKGFSFDQLAHTQTHDSARAKNRRVVIRFSLKTR